GCGGATGATGGGAATGCTGGTCCTCGCCCCCTGACCGTAGTGGGAGGTCACGTACAGGTGGTCGGTTTCCTGCACAAAAAGCCCTGAAAAAGCCCGGTTCAAACCCAGCACCATCTTGCGCACCTGCCAGGCCTTCAGGGTGTGCTTCCTGTCTTCCAGAAGTTTCAGGTAAAGCCCGAGGTGCTGGAATGGAAGCAGCCCCAGCACCGCGTCCTCATCGTGCCACTCGAAGAACACCTTGCGCCTGCAAAAGGGAAGCCAGTTTTTCACAAAGTCCACAGCCTGCTCCAGCTGGTCCCCAAGCAGGTAACTGGCCCTCTCCTGCTGGAAGAGGGTGTGCCCCAGATCAATGGCAGGCTCGAACACCTGCCGGTACTCCGGCTGTTCACTGGCCTGATGGTCACTGATGATGAAGTGGTCCACCTGAAACACTGACTGCCCGGCCACATCCAGCCGGTTCATCAGTTTCAGGGCGGTGGCTTTCTTGCGGAACGTCTCTGTGGCGGCCTCCCCCCACAGGTTGTTGTAGTAGGCGTACTGCCTTGCAACCGAGCGCCATTCGCTGGGTTTCCCTCGCTGCGCACGGACCTTCTGGCAACTCAGGCCTCCGGTGACGGTGAAGGCCATGTGCACCAGTTGATCCCGCACGGTGATGTGGTGCTCCAGGTGTTCGAGGACCTCGTAAAGCCTCAGGACCCGCTGTTGAATACGCGGCTGTTGCAGTTTGCGAGCGTTGTGCAGGATGGGGCAGTCCCCTTTCGCGGCACAGCCTCCACAGGCTTCCCACCTGTCAGGATCGGTCATCCAGCTGAGAACCTGAGGAATGTAGCTGGAGGTGGGAATGCGGTTCAGGTCGATGACCAGCACAGGTTTAGATGGATCAGGACCTTCCTGCAGCTGGCGATCCACTTCGGCCTGAAGCTCAGGAAGGCCCAGTGAGGCAAGCTGTGCCCTCAGGCGTCCCTCGTTGGCCGCAATCAGGAAGGGCATGGAGGGCATGCCCAGGAGGCGGCGGTGCAAACCCTTCAGGACGACCCCTGACGACTCAATCCCCATCTCAGAGAGGTCCTTGATGACCCTCAGGGGGTGCCCCTGGCGGTAAAAATCCTGTTTGACCGCATCCCGGTCCCAGCCGGCAAACTTCTGGCCTGTGAATTTTTCAATGATCTTGCGGCACAGGTAGGTTTTGCCGTCTCCTGCGTTCCCGGTGAGGATCACGGCAGGGGGATGGTCCTGATCAAAAAGCTCAAAGAGTTTCCGTCCAACTTCAGTGTCCAGCGAAAGGGGCTCAATGCCGTCCACTCTGGAATTGGAAGTGAACTCATCAAAGGCGGCCTCATGCTCTGGAGAGGCGGTGGTGTAGCGGTTGAGGTAGGCCACAAAGGGATTGGTCATGGATGCACCCCCAGAAAGTTCACAGTAGACAGTTCACAGTGTTTTGCGTATGGCCTGAGCAAAAGTTCAGAGAACCGTCACATGAAGAGGATTCAAAGCAAAAATCGCCTGCCAGGAAAGCTTTTGCTTGCTGTGAACTGTCCACAGGCTTGCCCTGATCACGTGCTTGCGAAACGGTCCGCTGTGAACTGTGAACTGTCTTGCCCTTAAAACGCGCTTGCAGGACGGCCTGCTTCTTGACTCTGACAGCGTGCTCCCCAGGCGGCTGGGTCGCACTGAGTCGCTTCGCGCTGGGCGCTGTAAACTGTAAACTCCTAATCACAGGTGACAGATGGAACAGCCCACTTCTTCCTCGGCGTCCATCTCTCCAGTGAAAGCTTCGGCCAGGGATTTCGGTCTGCGGCGTGCTGCGGCCCGTTTCTGGCGTTTTTCCTCTTCGAGTTTAATCTGGGCGATGCGTTCTGGTCGGGCAAGGTCAGCGAGGCTCTCCCCTTCCCTCCAGGTGTAACCCTCCTCGGGTTTCTCGTACTGCATGGCCTCCTCGAATTTGTCGGGGTGACGCTCTAAAAGGCCCACCCACTCGATGCCCCGCTGGAAGAAACAAAAAGTGCAGCCAGAACGGGAACGCCACTCGTAGTATTTTGGGATGCCAACACTGCTTTCTTCGAGCAGCCTGAACACGTCCTCTCTGGTGATTCCTGCTTCCTTGAAGGGGTAAACGGGGGTCACGTTGGGTTTGGAGGTGATGTGCCCATCCCGGTGCTCATCTGCACGGATGGCGATATAAAGGTGCACGGGGTCGGTTCCGATGTATTTCTCAAACGGTTCAATTTTCAGTTGCCTTGTGCACCAGCGCATGTTCGGGGAGGGCAGGTATCCCCGGTACATGTCCAGCCAGTAATCAAAACCCCTCTCCTGCTCGTCTTCCAAAAGCCGGGTGATGGGTTTCCCCAGAAAGGCCTCCAGGCGGGACAGGTATTCGTAGGTTTCGGGGAGTTCCTTGTGGGTGTCACAGAACAGGTACTCCATCTCGATCTCGGGGTGGTGTTCTTTCATATAGATGGCAAGTGCAGTGCTGTCCTTGCCCCCTGAGACCAGCAGAACGTGCCGCATGGTTTCACTCATGGTGTCCTCCGATGATTTTGCGGGTGAGCAGGGCGAGGGCCGAGTAAAGCACGTTCGGGTCCTGTCCTTTTGCTTGCGTCCTGAATTGCTTCAGAAGTTCATTGCTGAGGAGTTCGGCGTCCTGTCTCTGGTCTTCTCGCAGGCTGAACACCTTGCGGTCTTCCTTGAGGTCCTGACCGAGCATGGAAATGCGGATCACCTGCACCCCGGCGTCCTGCTCAGCGTCCACTTTTTCGCGCACCAGTTCTTCCAGACGCTGGAAGTCACTGGCAATCTGGCGCAATTTCACCTGGAAGGCCATCAGATCCCCATCCCGCCAGTCGGTGACGGGTTTTCCACTGTGGACCACCCGTCCAACTTGCTCCCTCCACTGCTCTGAAGTTGCAGATGAGAGCTGCTGCACAAAGGCGGTGAGGGTCTGGTCCACGGTGTACCCACGGAGTTGCCCTGCCCGTTTTCTCAGGCCTTCACGCATTTCTTCGGAGGTGCCCGTGATCTGGAAGGCTTCACGCACCTGCTCTTCAATCTGGTAAAGCAGGCTCGCGTAAGCGGACC
The Deinococcus cellulosilyticus NBRC 106333 = KACC 11606 genome window above contains:
- a CDS encoding phosphoadenosine phosphosulfate reductase family protein yields the protein MSETMRHVLLVSGGKDSTALAIYMKEHHPEIEMEYLFCDTHKELPETYEYLSRLEAFLGKPITRLLEDEQERGFDYWLDMYRGYLPSPNMRWCTRQLKIEPFEKYIGTDPVHLYIAIRADEHRDGHITSKPNVTPVYPFKEAGITREDVFRLLEESSVGIPKYYEWRSRSGCTFCFFQRGIEWVGLLERHPDKFEEAMQYEKPEEGYTWREGESLADLARPERIAQIKLEEEKRQKRAAARRRPKSLAEAFTGEMDAEEEVGCSICHL